Part of the Leishmania infantum JPCM5 genome chromosome 20 genome is shown below.
GCAACAAGAAGCTGGTTTGTACGGCAgcgaaacgaagaaaaaaaaaacattttTTAAAGGTGGCCATGATAATGATGCACATCTGTACCGGAACGTTTTTGTGACGGGTTTTGGGTGCGTGCGCTTACTCAGTGTTTCGATCGCACCTTGGCGACGACACAGCTGAAGGGCACCGAGTGTATCGTCGCCAATTCCTCCCTCGGTCGCTCCTGCCACCGCGCATGATGCAGCGACGATCTTCGTGACAGCCACAGTGCTGAGGAGGGCTTGTAGGACCCACGCGAGGCAGGGAAAGGGCGACATAAACGGTTCCTGCGCGTCACCATGGAAAGCATGATCGCTGGCTTTTGGCCTCCGCCACGCACTGCAACGCGACTCTCCActttgcgcgtgtgtgcctcgcCGCGCGTTACTGttctttcccccttttctccaTCATATGCATACATCTACATGTATCGATATGTATGCCCAGCAGTGGGGTGGGGCACCGCGCTTGCACACGCTCGTCTTACCTCTCACGCATCCACCGCCAATCATCGCTATCCTCAACCCCTTTTCTTgaccccttcctctctctctctatctgcTCTCATTGACCGACTTACTTCTGAGAGGAAGCAGGCTCTCGAACAGCAGAGGGCAAGCCGAAAACGTCTATCACACACAGACGTACACACGGGCATACTCCGTTACATCTCTCCAACCATGAATCAAGCCCTAGACcctgcacgtgcgccgcAGTTCCTGGACtcgatgctgcgccgcaacCGCATCGTGCTCATCTCCGCCACCTACTGCCAGTTCTCCACCAAGCTGAAGATGTTGCTGATTGAGCTGAAGCACCGCTTTGTCTCGCTGGAGATCGACATCATTCCCAACGGGCGAGAGGTTTTTCAGGAGGTGGTAGCCCGCACCGGCGTGCACACAGTGCCGCAGGTGTTCCTCAACGGTAAGTACCTTGGCGGATACGACGACCTCATCGCGCTCTACCACAAGAGAGAGCTCTCCGAGACTCTGGAGAAGCGGTGAGCTAACGCAAGACTGTGGGAGAGTGCGAGGCTGTGATAGAATAATGCGGCATGGTGAGTTGAGCAGGAGAGGAACGCAACACCGCCACTTCAGCTTGCCGGTTTTGGATCCGGgcttgcctttttttttgtcgagGATGTGCCCCGCTGCTCCGCAGCGCTCCTCCCGCGTTCAAGGACGGGTCGATGGGGTGTCTTGTcccgcatctctctctctctcttcgcctcctccccctctccggcactgttttctttcttttgtCTGTTCCTCCCCTTCGCTTCGATTGGCACGctgggtgtgtgcgcgtacgtgCGGGACCTCGCTGATCGCTCGAAGCTCCGCTGAACAGCATCGCTGTGCGCCTCTCCAGAGCATTGTTGGCTGGCATGAATGTGCACTACATTCCTCTGAGGAAGAAGGAGGGGCCGAGTCTGGGTGTCTGTCAGTCGCCGTTGGACTGTTTGTTTTGTCTGCGTTGCTCTTCACCGGTACAAAACCTTCCACACAACGCACGTACGGGCGCCATGGCATATCGCGCTGTTTGCCGCTGAAGTTAAGAACTGGTTTCCGCCCCTAAGCGCTTCGCTTTAAGAAGAGGCTTCGCTGTGCCTACGTGCACGcgtcgccacctcctccggcTGCTTCCCTCAATGTACATGTATGTCTATATCGCATCCCTCATGCCCCGCATCTCCGCATGCACGAACTCTCCGGCCACCATTAGTTACTGCTacgctcctctctctctctgttaCCCTTGCCGCCTCGTCACACCCTAGCCGCTCACGAAGGGGTCTAGAGCGAGGGAGAACGCAACGAGAAAAAATCACATAGCCCAAAGAAGAGCACAACCGATCGTGTTCGCCAGCACCTCTTCTCTGAAAGCTACCAGAAACCGGTAAATAAAAGGTGTCTATTGAAGCTTTCGTCAGCTTTCGGTCCCTGCGCGCGCAGACAAGTACGCTTCCCCTTGAACGCTGCCACTCGCACAACTGCCAAAATCATTTCTCATCCCTTTTCGACTAGCGCTTGTCTTCCCTGCCACCACGACCTCCTCTCTCGGAAGTGCTCACTGGCCGCCCTCacccctcttcttctttcctgttgttgttctctgTTTCGGGTTTTCCGTCTTTGTACTTCTTTGACTCCATCCCTGTTGTTGTACTACACTGattgcgtgcttgtgtgtgtgtgtgtgtgtttgtttgaCGCTCCTCTCCATCCCCCTTCACAcccttctctttcccttctgtctctctttcttcttctgtctttttttgttgttgttgctgttgcctTGTTCGCTTTTCATGTATAGATCAGTGTGTCGGTGCACGGTTTGcacttccctctctcctcggcGCGCCTTCCGCCGTCTTCGGCCTGCGCAGTTGagtgttgtgtgtgtgtggggggaggggggcggctACTTTGCTTTTTCGTCATTTTCACCATTATCACAGGAAAAGCGTAATTCTCTCCACTCCCTCTTTCGCTGCCGGAAGTGTCTGTGCTACGGTGCTCAGCtgtacacgcgcgcacggaAACTCGCAGATCGCGCATTCAGAGGAAGGATACATACACCGAGCGCGGCCGTCCGGCGTGGCCATGCGACCCTCCACGAGCATGGACACTCCCTTTAACGGCGACAGCACCGGCGTGCGGATGTCATCTGTAACCTCCACCATTACCGCCCGTGCGAGTCGATCACGGCAGCCGACACTTCCCTGGTTAGACCCCAGCGTTGTGCTGGAGGTGCACTCCTCCTCAGAGACTCTGCTATCGACTCGCAGGAGCGCTTTCCAGTGTTCTCCGTCCTACGCCTCTGTTGCAGAGTCGCTAGAGACACCGCTTGTTATGACGGCCACCACTGCAGTGCTGAGTGCCACAATTGACGAAGAGTGTGACGACCTGGAGCTCAGCACGACCGCCTACGGCGAGGTCATCCGAGCCGATAAGCTGCGCACTAatctgcgccgcggcggcgagtaCCGTTTTTCATGCTGTGCATTTTGGCACCGTCagggcagcaacagcggcagcggcggcgaggcggttGACCATCGCATCCCCGCGGCGCCACATCCTTCACGGCTCTCCAGCGCACCGCAACAGCGACCTCAGCAG
Proteins encoded:
- a CDS encoding putative glutaredoxin, whose product is MNQALDPARAPQFLDSMLRRNRIVLISATYCQFSTKLKMLLIELKHRFVSLEIDIIPNGREVFQEVVARTGVHTVPQVFLNGKYLGGYDDLIALYHKRELSETLEKR